In Clostridium ljungdahlii DSM 13528, the genomic window AATACATTGGGAATGCAGCTTTTTCCATATGTAGATAAGAATGAAGTATACATAGATGTTGCAAATGAGAAATTTGACGATATAAAAAGTACTAGCAAGCTTGTAAAAAATATAGAAGGCGTATTAAAACAGCAAAAAGAGGTTACAGCTTATACTTCAGCTATAGGTGGTGGCATGCCTCCATTTTATGTAACACTGCCTACAGTTAATCCTTCTAATGATGTAGCTCAAATTATGGTAAAAGTAGATTTGGATAAGACTAAAAAGTTTAAGACAAGACAGGAATTGGTTGAACATATTCAAGAAGAACTGGATAGTAAAATTTCAGGAGGTACAGCTACAGTAAAACAACTTGAAGAAGCAGTACCTATAGGGGCACCAGTGCGCTTGAGAATTACTGGAGATGATTTAGATCAGATTGAGAATGCTTCCGAAAAAATACAGCAGCAATTAAAAAATATACCTGGAACTATGAATATAAGAGATGATGCAGCTAAAAAAAGTTATCAATATGAAATAAATATAGATGAAGATAGAGCATCACAACTTGGGTTATTGAAATCGGATATTCTGCAGCAGATAAATATTGCACTTAAAGGTTATACAGCTTCTGTTTATAGGAAAAATGGTAGTGAATATGATATCATGGTTAAAACAAATATTTCATCTGTAGGAGACCTTAAAAATTTATATATTGAATCAAGTATTACCAAGAACAAGGTGCCTTTATATGAGGTAGCATCTATTAAGCTTAACTCAGAGTTGGATGAGATAAAACATTATAAAGAAGACAGAACTATAACTGTTTATAGTGATGTTAAAAGTGGATATAATTCAGTTGATATAGAAAATGCATTAAAGCAAAAAATAGATGGAATGAATTTAGACCCAGTAAAAGTTATATATGATGGAGAAAAGGCTCAAATAAGTAAGTACTTTACAAGCCTTGGCATAGCAGGTGTACTTATTTTAGCAATAGTATATATACTTTTATTTGTTCAGTTTAAATCATTTGTACAACCTCTTGTAATAATGTGTGCACTGCCGCTGTCTCTTATAGGAGTGTCAATAGGACTTCACGCATTTGGGATGGACCTGTCACTTACGGCTTTTATGGGTGTAATAAGTTTAATTGGAGTTGTTATAAGAAATGCCATACTTCTTATTGAATATATAAATAATGGAAGAGAAGATGGGCTTTCTGTGGAGGATGCTTGTATGTATGCTGTAAGTCAAAGATTCAGACCTATAATATTGAGTTCTGTAGCAACTATTACAGCACTTATACCACTAGCATTTTCAAGAAGTGCACTGTTTGGTCCTATGTCGGTTGCTATGATGTTTGGTCTTTTAACAGCTACTTTCTTAACATTTATTGTCGTTCCAGTAATTTATTCTTTAGTAAATAATAAACTTGAAGGTAGAGTAAAAAAATTATAAAGATTTATTTACATTACAATAGAAAGTTACATATTATATACAAACACATTAAAATGCAAATAAAGAGTAACTTAGAATGATAAATTATTGAGGGAGTGAGTTTGTAATGTTAACACTTAAATGTAATGCAAAATTGGATGGAACATTTAAAGTATGTGCTAAAGTAGGAAATCATGAATACATTATGGACCATTCAATTGAGAATGGCGGAAAGGATGAAGGTGCCATACCAGGTCAAATGCTATTAGTGGCTTTAGCTGGATGCAAATTAATGGTGATAAGTAGTTATGCTCAGAAAAGGAGAATTACTTTAGAAGAATGTGAGGCTCAAATCACTGGTGATTTTGATGAAATTAAAAATGGAATAGGTTTAAATATCAAAGTAGATATCTTAGTTAAAACAGATGCAGATGACAAAGAAATTAAAAAGATGAACGATTTTGTTGATAAAAATTGTAGTATTGCAGCCATCTTATCCCAGCCTAACATTGTCGAAGGACAAATAAAAAGAAAAAAGTGATATTTTATTAGTAAATAATAGGTTATATTAATCTTTATATATTATTTTGAGAATAGAATTATTTTGGGTACACACTTATACTTTTAAAAAATATATAAGTGTGTATTAGTATGAGTAAAAAATCTGTAATATTGAACCTGTGAGAAAAAACTATTATAATAAATATACTAATTAGGAAGGGGGTCGTTATAAAAATATGAAATTTATTATGAAATTTATAAAAAAAGATGACATTATAAATGTAGTGCTTATTATTTTGGGAAGTTTTTTGGGATGTATTAGTGTCAACATGTTTTTAACTCATGCTCATTTATTAAGCGGTGGTGTTACTGGAATAGCTTTAATAATACAGTATTTATTTAAAATACAAGCAGGATATGTTGTACTTATATTAAATATTCCTTTATTTATTTTAAGCATAATAAAATTAAATAAACGATTTACTATCTATTCATTGATAGGCATGTTAACATTTTCAATAGGATTAATTCTTACACAACCTATATCAAATATATTACATATTAATGATAATTTACTTTATTGTATTTATGGTGGAGTTTTAAATGGAATAGGATTTGGCATTGTTTTTTCATATCATGGGTCTACAGGTGGTTTGGATATAATAGCTATGCTCATTAGAAAAAAGCATTCTAATTTTGATATAGGAAAAATATCTTTTTATATAAATCTTATTATAGTTTCTATTAGTGCTTTTATATTTGGAATACCTAATGCTCTTTATACGTTAATAGCTATGTATTTAACATCTGCTGTACTCGATAAAGTAGTACAAGGGTTATATAAATCTAAATCGGTAATCATTATTACTGATAAAGAAAGAGATGTTACTAAACATATACTTGAAGACCTTAACCGTGGAGTAACAATGCTCTATGGAGAAGGTGCCTATACGGAAAAACAAAAAAAGATACTCTTTTGTATAATTCCTTTATCTCAGTTACCTGAATTAAAAAAGATTGTTACTTCTTGTGATAAAAAAGCTTTTATAAGTATATCTGATGCTTCTGAAATAATGGGAAAAGGATTTAAAAGAGCTATATAAACAGAGTTCTTGGCATCAGATGGAGTTTTGACTCCACCTGATGCTTATTAACAGGATTCTTAGTGATTCAGCACTTAGAAGGCGTTATCCTTTAGGAAAAATCGTTATCCAGGGACATAGCTGATCTTTACTCCCACTTGGAAAAAAGCAGATATTCCAAATCTTTGATTTGGTGATAGTCGCTTTCGCTGTGCGCGTGGGAGTATTAGATCAGGTAGTCATCGGATAAAAATAAGAGAAGGGATTTTTATAATAGTTATGTTATAGAAGTCCTTTTTTAGTATTTGTAAAACTGTAATGGACTTTTTTGGATTAAAAGAGTAAGCTTTGTCAATTACTTTTATTATGTAAAGGAATTAAATTTGGGCACGATATATAACTCAAATGTAATTTAGTTAATGGGGGGTATAACTAAATTGATGTAAATTAATTTAAAATATGTAAACAATTTAAACTTAGAAGGAAATAATATTTATAGATGAAACATGGATGCCTTCAATGCAGCATTCACAAAATATTAGCGATATGACTTCTGATTTTAGGGTTTTAGAGTATGAACATATAATTGCTACGGATTCTAATACAATGAATGAAAAGGAATAAGAAATGCAAAGCAAAATTACTCAGATAAAAAGTGAAATTAAATCATGTGAAAAGTATCTCTATAATACTCAAGACAAAAATTTAATTCAGGATGTTAAGAGTGAGTGGAATAAGTATATTGATATGCATAAACAAGTTATACAGTTAAGTAGAGAATTGAAGAAGGATGATGCTATGAAAACAAAGATGAAATTGGTGAATTAGCTGTAAGCTTAAATAAATTTATATTCAATATAAAAGAAATAATGAAGGGAGTTAATGAAGCAATTGAAAAAGTTATTTTGATAAATGAGGATATAAATAATAATGTTAATGAATTGTCAAATAATATACAAGATGTATCTGCAACAACGGAAGAAATTGCAGCGGGAATGCAGAAGACAGCAGCTTCTTCAGAGAAAATGGCTGCTACATCAGAGGAGCCTGGAAAAGCTATAGAGGATATTGCAAAGAAATTTTAGTAGTACTTCAAAGCACCTTTCAACATCAGTAAATGATATGGTAAGAACTATAGATCAGCTAGCTGAAGCTTCATCACAGGGAGCTGAAGGTACAACAAATGTTGCTAAAAAGATAGATGATGTTAATTCTAAAACTAACAGTATAGTTGAACAAATAGCAATGTCAAGTGAGAGCATGGGAAAATTAAAAGAAGAAATAAGTAAATTTAAGTTATAGAATTAGTATCTTTTTAGAGTAAGATGTTACTATTTTATTACAATATATTTAAAGCCATATAAGTTAGGGAGGAAATTATTTTATGAAACATAAAGTAATAACTATAACACTTGTACTTATTATAGTTGGCAGTATTGCTTTGGTATTAGGATGTGAAAATCAATCTAAGACATCAACTAATAGTACAAGTAGTAATTCGAATATGAAGGCTTCAACTAATAAAGATACAGATAAATCGGCTGCTAAGCAAGAGATTAAGCAGAGGCAGGTTCAGGGAAAAGTAACAGATTTGGGAGCCGGTACATTTACAGTAGGGAAAGATATAGAAGAAGGATTATATGATGTCACTCCAGCAGATGGACAAGGCAATTTTATAATTCAAAATACGCAGCAACCAGATTTAACTGTAAATGAGATTTTAGGAAATGTAGGAGATATGGGTATTTCTAAAGCAAGGGTCAAGCTCGTAAAAGATGAACAAATACAATTAGAAGGTATAAACAAAACACATTTTGAACCTGTTACAGCTCCATTTATTACAGAACATAAGGCAACGTCACTTTATAGTGGAAGGTGGAGTGTAGGAGAAGATATTGGTAGTGGAAGATATGTAGTGACACCAGTAGTTGGAGAAGGAAATTTTATAGTTTACAGTAAGAATGAGATGCCTAAAGTAAATGAAATTTTAGGAAATTCTGGAGTGAAACAAGTAACTGTAAATTTAGATGATGGAGATATAATTACAATAATGTCATTAAATCAAGTTGATTTTGCACCTCAAAAATAATATAGAAACCCCAACTTAATTTTAAGTTGGGGTTTTGTTTTGATGTGAAAAATAATCTAGATTTTATAATATGAGTTTAAATTGCAAAATTGTATACTTACAGAAATGTAAGATTCACGTTTTAATTGTAAGCATCTAGTTATTGTTGTAGCTTACTTAAAAAAATATAATAGATTAAGAAAATATAATAAAAAATTTTTTGTTTAGTCACTTAAAGTAAATTAGGATATAGAGGGGGATAACAATATGGATGAAATATTAAAAGTTGAAAGCTTATCGAAGACTTATGGCAAGGGAGAAAATAAAGTTGAAGCTCTAAAGAATGTATCATTTACTATTAATAGAGGTGAATTTGTAGCAATAATAGGGGCATCTGGTTCTGGAAAAAGTACACTTCTACATATGCTGGGAGGACTTGACAGGCCAACATCAGGAAAAGTGTATATAGAAAATGAAGATATATATAAGTTAAATGAAGAAAAATTAGCTATATTTAGGAGAAGAAATATTGGGTTTGTATTTCAATTTTTTAATCTCATACCAGTTTTAAATGTAGAAGAAAACATATCTCTTCCATCACTTTTGGATAGGGAGAAAGCAGATAAAGGTTACTTAGATGAAGTAATAAGTATGCTTGGATTAAAAGAAAGGGTAACTCACCTTCCATCCGAGCTATCAGGAGGTCAGCAGCAGAGGGTATCAATTGGGAGGGCTCTTATAAATAAACCTGCACTTATACTTGCAGATGAACCAACTGGAAATTTAGACAGCAAAAATAGTAAAGAAGTAATAGAACTTTTAAAGTTATCATCAAAAAAATATAATCAAACTCTAATTATCATAACTCATGATATAAATGTAGCAGAGCAAGCAGATAGGGTTATTACTATATTTGATGGGGAAATAAAATCGGATAAATCAATCTAAAGTAGGGAGGTGATATAAGATGAATAGTTATAAGGAAATAACAAATAAATATTTAAAACACAACAAAAAGAGGACAATGCTCACTATTTTAGGAGTAATACTTTCTGTGGCATTGATTACGGCAGTGGGATTATTTATTGAAAGTCTGCAAAATTCTTTTGTTGAAAGTGCTATAAATCAAAATGGAAGTTATCATGTTAAGATTCAAAAAATTACTGCAGATGATTACAGCCAGTTAAAAGCTAATCCTAAAATTGAAAAAGTAGGTATTCAAGAAAAGTGGTTTGAAAGTAATTTAAAAGATGGAAAAAAGATTGAAATTAATAAATACAATAAATCTGCTTTAGAATTTTTACCTAAAAGCTATAATGCAGTAAAGGGAAGACTTCCTGAAAAAGAAGGAGAAATAGCAATTGAAAACTGGGCATTTAGTTATATGAAGGGTGATCTTAAAATAGGAGATACTATAAAATTTGAGACAGATAAAGGAGAAGAAAAAAAATTTAAAATTACAGGAATTATTCAAAATCAGGCTGAAACTCAATACAACGGTATAGCTTTAGGCATGACTTACTCTACTATATTTAATATAGAAAAGTCTGCAGTATATGTGAGCATATACAAAAATGCAGGAATATCAAATACCGTATCAGAATTAAGTAATAAATTTAAAGGCAACTGTATTTTAAATAAAGATTTATTGGACTATTCAGGTGAAGGCAGTAACGATTTAAATAAACAATTGTATGGTATAGCAGGTGTAATAATAGCTATAATTGTAATAGCAACTATAGCTGTCATATATAATTCTTTTCAGATAAGTGTAATTGAGAGAATGAAGCAATTTGGACTTTTGAGGGCTGTTGGAGCGACACCAGCACAGATTAGAAAAATAGTTTTGAGGGAAGCATCCATAATAAGTGCGATAGGCATTCCACTTGGGCTTTTGTCTGGAATATTTGCAATGTTTGTAGTGAGCAAGGTATTTAGTATAATGTCAGATACAGCCTTTAACAATTTAAAAATAGTAATTCCTTACTATGTGCTTGTTATAAGTGCATTAGTTGGAGTGATTTCAATATATTTATCTGCATTTATTCCAGCAAGAGCTGCATCAAAGGTATCACCTTTAGTTGCTATAAGCAGCAGGACATCTATATCAAAGGAAAAGATAAGTAAAAAGAGGGGAAATATTTTAAAAAGATTTTTAAACATTGAAAGTTTAATGGCATTTAAAAATATAAAGAGAAATAAGAAAAAATTCAGAGTTACTGTTTTTTCAATGGTAATAAGTATGGCACTTTTTATATTCTTTTCATCTTTTATAAATATGATGACAATTTTTACAGGTTCACAGTCTGAAGATGTAAAAATGAATTTTGAATTAATTGGTGTAGTTGATAAAAATGGAGCAAGCTCCCTTAAAGAAAATATTATAAACAAAGTAAGGCAAAGTAAACTTGTAGATAAACAATATGTATCCTATGGAACTTATTCTTCCAGTACGTTGATTCCAAATGAAAATAGAAATGATTACTTAGTCAAAAATGCACCTAAGACTTATAGTGATGTGACCTTTGAAAATAAAAAGATGAGTTCTATAAAAACATTGTTTGATATTTATGATGAGGACAAGATTAGAAGCATTAAAGGCTATATTAAATCTGGTAAGGTAGATACTTCAAATATGGCTGAAGAAAATGGTGTTGTCATAGTAAGGAATAATATGTTAACTGTAAATGAAAGATACTATAATGGTTCAATTGCTAATTTAAAAGTTGGAGATACTATTTATATTGATAAGAATATGATGTATAGACCAGTACAGGGAGAAGATTATATTGGTAAGAGCAAAAAGGAAAATGAAGAGTTTAATAAAGACAATATGATAAAAGTAAAAGTAGCAGCAGTAGTAGATGATGCACCATATCAATTTTATTCAGATAATCTCAAACTTTTTCATATTATAATGACAAAAGATGTGATGAAGAATATTACTGGTAGAGATTTAAATAAGATGCCTGTAAAAATATCTGAAATACGTTTAAAGGATAAAAAAGATGAGGATAAGTTTAATAGTTTTATTGAACCAATATGTGATAAAGAAGGAGTAAAGGCTGTTGATATATCCAAACAATCTGAAGTTGCCAGGGGAAATACGATGCAGCTTATGATACTTATGTACGGATTTATAGTTGTAATTTCTCTAATAGGTGCAGTTAATATAATAAATACTATAACTACTAACCTGATTTTAAGAAAAAAAGAAATAGCATCTTTAAGTGCTATTGGCATGACTTATAAAAATATAAGACAGATGATATTAAAAGAAGGAGTTTTATATGGATTATATGGTGCATTTTATGGTGGTATTGTAGGCAGTCTGTTATCTTATGCAGTATCATCACCTATGAGAAAAATTATTGATTTTAAGTGGAATATTCCATGGAATTTCATACTTGTGAGCGGATTAGCTGCAATATTTATAGGGTTAATATCTGTAATAAAACCTTTAGCTAGAATTAAAAGGGAAAATATAATAGATGTCATAAGACAAGAAGATTAAGTGTAATATATTATATAGGGTTTCTAGATTAAAAATTGGTTTGATATATGCCATATGCTGCTAGATTTCACTGAGAATCCCATAAATTAATCTTGTAGAAGGTGGTTATATGAGGTTTGGTTTTATGTTTGTTGCTGGACTTATTTGCGCTGCTATAATTATTATGGTTGTAAAAGATAGAAAGTCAAATAAAAAGTAAAGATAACAAATTGCTTCTCTAATTAAATATACAGTGCCATTGGCTGCAAATTTATAATTTACACGGATAATTATTGATAAGCATCAGATAAAAAAATATTTCATCTGGTGCTTATCAACTTGTGTATATAACTAGACAAAAACCTTAGTTAGTGTATAGAATATATTTTAAAGATATATTGTGGAGGTGCTAATTTGAATAAAATATTACTTCTAGAAGATGATGAGGCACTGGCACTTGGAATTGATTTTACTCTTCAAGATGAGGGGTATGAAGTGAAAAGGTGTTCCTGTGTTAGTGAAGCTAAAAAAACTTTTGACAGTGAAACTTTTGACATTGTTATATTAGATGTGATGTTACCAGATGGAAGTGGATATGATGTATGTAAATATATACGTAAAAGAAGTCAGGTTCCAGTAATATTTCTAACTGCTTGTGACGAAGAAGTAAACGTTGTTTTAGGACTTGATATAGGTGCGGATGATTATATAACAAAACCATTTAGGGTAAAAGAATTTATATCTAGAATTAAGGCAATTTTAAGAAGAACGGAAAAAAACAATTCGGATAAGAGTGATATATTAAAATCCGAAAAAATTGTTTTAAATACAACCAAATTAGAAGCCTATAGAAATGGATGTGATATGTCTCTTTCTATGCAGGAATATAAATTGTTATTACTTTTTATGACTAATCCCAAAAGAGCTATGAATAGAGAAGAAATACTAGACAAGCTTAGTGATGGAAGTGGAGATTACTTCGATACAAATACGCTTTCCGTATACATAAAGAGGATAAGAGAAAAAATAGAGGATGACTCTTCAAATCCTAAGTATATAAAAACAAAAAGAGGGTTTGGATATGAGTGGGATTTGGAAGTTGAAAAGGAGTAAAACATGAGGGAGTATTATGAAAATCCGGAACTTAGGAAAAGTTCCTGTATTATATTGATTTTAGCTTTATTGTCAATACTCATAAGTTCTTATACTATTGATAAGAGTTATGAAAAAATAAAGGATAGTTATGTAGATAATAATGCAGCTGTTGTTGGTAAAATAGTAAAGACTCATCCTGAATTGAAAAATCAAGTGGTAACTGTTATAACGAAAAATAGCAGTGGGGAAGATATAAAAAGTGGAAGAAGAATATTGAAAGATTATGGGTATAGTACAGAATTGAATATAGGTTTGATGCCTCAATTGGAAAATAATTATAGAAATTTAAGTAAGTTTTTATTTACTTCTATGGTTTGTTTTTTTGCAATAGTGTTTTTAACAAATGCTATTTTATATATAAGAATATATAAAAAACTTGAAAGACTTATATTAGCAGCAAAAAATATGTTGGATTATAATTTTGACATAAGAATTTATGAGAATGCGGAAGGTACTTTTGCAAAGCTTGCCTATGCTTTTGATAACATGAGGGTGATTTTAAAAAATAATTTTTCACAAATACAGCATGAAAAAGATTTTTTAGTTAACACTCTGTCGGATATATCACATCAAATAAAAACTCCAATTTCATCCCTTATAATATATAATGATATACTTTTGAATAGAAAGATAGATGGTAATAAGAGAATCGAATTTTTAGAAAATAGTAAAAATCAACTAAATAGAATTGAATGGCTTGTAAAAAGTTTACTACAACTTGCAAAATTAGATGCAGGTGCAATAAAGTTTAAAATGATAAGTTTAGATATAAATAAAACTGTAATGGAATCTTTAAAATTTTTAGATATAAAAGCAGAAAGTAAGAATGTTAAACTCAAGTTTTATCCTGGCAGGGATAAAATTATGTTAAAGTATGATCATAATTGGATAAGTGAAGCAATTGTAAATGTAATTAAGAATGCAATTGAACACACGAAGTCTGGTGGGGAAGTTAATGTGTTTACTGAAGTAAGTCAGGTTTGCACCAGAATCATAGTTAAAGACAATGGAGAAGGAATACCGAAAGAAGAACTTAAACATGTTTTTGAAAGATTTTATAAAGGAAAGATGAATAAAAGCACTGAATCCATTGGAATTGGCCTTGCCCTTTCAAAATCCATAATTGATGGAAACGGTGGTATGATTGATGTAAAAAGTAAGATAGGTAAGGGAACTGTTTTTACTGTTACTTTTTTAAATACAAATTAAACAGAGTTCTTGGCATCAGATGGAGTTTTGACTCCACCTGATGCTTATTAACAGGATTCTTAGCACTTCAGCTTTACTCTGACATATTTTTTAATCCTTCAATATCCTTAATATGAAAAGATGATCTGTTAAAATCAATAAGCCCTTCATCTCTCATATGACACATTTCCCGTGAAAGGGAAGGTCTTGAAACATTTAAAAATTCAGCTAATTCATTTCGTTTTAAGGGAAGTTTGAAAGTACTTTTTCCTGATTTTTTATATTGTTCTATTAAAAAGGTACTTATTTTACCTCTTAAGTTTTTGATATTTAAATACTCTACATGTTTGTTTAGCACTAGCGCCCTATTAGATATAATTTTAAACATATTGCGAATGAGAGGGCGGTGCCATGAGCACATGTTTTTACATTCACCTATAATTTTTTCACCAGGTAAAAATAAAACTGTACACTTATCTTGAGCTTCAACGGTAGCTGGAAGTACAGATTTTCCTGAAAAAACGGCCATTTCACCAAACATATCTCCTGGATTTAAATTTGTCATAAACATTCTGTTTCCTGCAGCATTTTCCTTTACTACAACAGCTTTCCCGGATATTACAATTCCAACGCTTTTAAATTCATCTCCACTTATAGCAATCAAATCATTTTTCTTGAATTGACTGATTTTAGGTTTAATGCAATTTAACATGATAGTAATATCTTCTTTGGTAATATCCTGAAATAAGCTA contains:
- a CDS encoding Crp/Fnr family transcriptional regulator; amino-acid sequence: MFKKYVDILSKISLFQDITKEDITIMLNCIKPKISQFKKNDLIAISGDEFKSVGIVISGKAVVVKENAAGNRMFMTNLNPGDMFGEMAVFSGKSVLPATVEAQDKCTVLFLPGEKIIGECKNMCSWHRPLIRNMFKIISNRALVLNKHVEYLNIKNLRGKISTFLIEQYKKSGKSTFKLPLKRNELAEFLNVSRPSLSREMCHMRDEGLIDFNRSSFHIKDIEGLKNMSE
- a CDS encoding sensor histidine kinase; this encodes MREYYENPELRKSSCIILILALLSILISSYTIDKSYEKIKDSYVDNNAAVVGKIVKTHPELKNQVVTVITKNSSGEDIKSGRRILKDYGYSTELNIGLMPQLENNYRNLSKFLFTSMVCFFAIVFLTNAILYIRIYKKLERLILAAKNMLDYNFDIRIYENAEGTFAKLAYAFDNMRVILKNNFSQIQHEKDFLVNTLSDISHQIKTPISSLIIYNDILLNRKIDGNKRIEFLENSKNQLNRIEWLVKSLLQLAKLDAGAIKFKMISLDINKTVMESLKFLDIKAESKNVKLKFYPGRDKIMLKYDHNWISEAIVNVIKNAIEHTKSGGEVNVFTEVSQVCTRIIVKDNGEGIPKEELKHVFERFYKGKMNKSTESIGIGLALSKSIIDGNGGMIDVKSKIGKGTVFTVTFLNTN
- a CDS encoding OsmC family protein; this translates as MLTLKCNAKLDGTFKVCAKVGNHEYIMDHSIENGGKDEGAIPGQMLLVALAGCKLMVISSYAQKRRITLEECEAQITGDFDEIKNGIGLNIKVDILVKTDADDKEIKKMNDFVDKNCSIAAILSQPNIVEGQIKRKK
- a CDS encoding YitT family protein; the encoded protein is MKFIMKFIKKDDIINVVLIILGSFLGCISVNMFLTHAHLLSGGVTGIALIIQYLFKIQAGYVVLILNIPLFILSIIKLNKRFTIYSLIGMLTFSIGLILTQPISNILHINDNLLYCIYGGVLNGIGFGIVFSYHGSTGGLDIIAMLIRKKHSNFDIGKISFYINLIIVSISAFIFGIPNALYTLIAMYLTSAVLDKVVQGLYKSKSVIIITDKERDVTKHILEDLNRGVTMLYGEGAYTEKQKKILFCIIPLSQLPELKKIVTSCDKKAFISISDASEIMGKGFKRAI
- a CDS encoding response regulator transcription factor; the encoded protein is MNKILLLEDDEALALGIDFTLQDEGYEVKRCSCVSEAKKTFDSETFDIVILDVMLPDGSGYDVCKYIRKRSQVPVIFLTACDEEVNVVLGLDIGADDYITKPFRVKEFISRIKAILRRTEKNNSDKSDILKSEKIVLNTTKLEAYRNGCDMSLSMQEYKLLLLFMTNPKRAMNREEILDKLSDGSGDYFDTNTLSVYIKRIREKIEDDSSNPKYIKTKRGFGYEWDLEVEKE
- a CDS encoding ABC transporter ATP-binding protein encodes the protein MDEILKVESLSKTYGKGENKVEALKNVSFTINRGEFVAIIGASGSGKSTLLHMLGGLDRPTSGKVYIENEDIYKLNEEKLAIFRRRNIGFVFQFFNLIPVLNVEENISLPSLLDREKADKGYLDEVISMLGLKERVTHLPSELSGGQQQRVSIGRALINKPALILADEPTGNLDSKNSKEVIELLKLSSKKYNQTLIIITHDINVAEQADRVITIFDGEIKSDKSI
- a CDS encoding ABC transporter permease, yielding MNSYKEITNKYLKHNKKRTMLTILGVILSVALITAVGLFIESLQNSFVESAINQNGSYHVKIQKITADDYSQLKANPKIEKVGIQEKWFESNLKDGKKIEINKYNKSALEFLPKSYNAVKGRLPEKEGEIAIENWAFSYMKGDLKIGDTIKFETDKGEEKKFKITGIIQNQAETQYNGIALGMTYSTIFNIEKSAVYVSIYKNAGISNTVSELSNKFKGNCILNKDLLDYSGEGSNDLNKQLYGIAGVIIAIIVIATIAVIYNSFQISVIERMKQFGLLRAVGATPAQIRKIVLREASIISAIGIPLGLLSGIFAMFVVSKVFSIMSDTAFNNLKIVIPYYVLVISALVGVISIYLSAFIPARAASKVSPLVAISSRTSISKEKISKKRGNILKRFLNIESLMAFKNIKRNKKKFRVTVFSMVISMALFIFFSSFINMMTIFTGSQSEDVKMNFELIGVVDKNGASSLKENIINKVRQSKLVDKQYVSYGTYSSSTLIPNENRNDYLVKNAPKTYSDVTFENKKMSSIKTLFDIYDEDKIRSIKGYIKSGKVDTSNMAEENGVVIVRNNMLTVNERYYNGSIANLKVGDTIYIDKNMMYRPVQGEDYIGKSKKENEEFNKDNMIKVKVAAVVDDAPYQFYSDNLKLFHIIMTKDVMKNITGRDLNKMPVKISEIRLKDKKDEDKFNSFIEPICDKEGVKAVDISKQSEVARGNTMQLMILMYGFIVVISLIGAVNIINTITTNLILRKKEIASLSAIGMTYKNIRQMILKEGVLYGLYGAFYGGIVGSLLSYAVSSPMRKIIDFKWNIPWNFILVSGLAAIFIGLISVIKPLARIKRENIIDVIRQED
- a CDS encoding MCP four helix bundle domain-containing protein is translated as MQSKITQIKSEIKSCEKYLYNTQDKNLIQDVKSEWNKYIDMHKQVIQLSRELKKDDAMKTKMKLVN